In the genome of Enterococcus hirae ATCC 9790, one region contains:
- a CDS encoding sensor histidine kinase translates to MSFFEKHIFFPKRFGIAPYFWLVFLIPTIYSLFPLTSWFDWLFILLLVIFLKAYRDGYEVHKFLTGDVFLQLLIACLFGIFQKNGYLFIFVAWEIGSLPVTKRLFYHYLTGYYVSVMISLGAMLWTTRFTHSSSYINVGITIIAAIITPLAAKSVGESYRRIYRLNQQNKRLEAVVRQNERDRIARDLHDHLGQAFSIISLKAELAEKLIAIDSRQATNELHDIAETSRKNLSLVRGIVSNLQERTIAQTMLEEEKNLVLTNIQLHSVGEELAEKWPTNIQHTVSAVIKEAITNMIRHSKASIAMIDFTENIDTYFITIQDNGQGFTQLKSTGYGISGMKERIQTEKGQLTITGTQGVKIVISLPKENEHD, encoded by the coding sequence ATGAGTTTTTTCGAAAAGCACATATTTTTCCCAAAACGATTCGGCATTGCACCTTATTTCTGGTTAGTATTTTTAATACCGACGATCTATTCATTGTTCCCCCTTACTTCTTGGTTTGACTGGTTATTTATATTACTTTTAGTTATTTTTTTAAAAGCTTACCGAGATGGCTATGAAGTTCATAAATTTTTAACAGGGGACGTTTTCCTTCAATTATTGATTGCCTGCTTATTTGGTATCTTTCAAAAAAATGGATATCTCTTTATTTTCGTTGCCTGGGAGATTGGCTCCCTGCCAGTAACCAAACGTTTATTCTATCATTATTTGACTGGTTATTATGTAAGCGTCATGATTAGTCTTGGCGCTATGTTGTGGACCACTCGTTTCACCCATTCATCCAGTTACATTAATGTAGGTATCACTATCATAGCTGCTATTATTACACCACTAGCAGCTAAGTCGGTAGGGGAATCTTATCGGCGGATCTATCGCCTCAACCAACAAAATAAACGTTTAGAAGCAGTTGTGCGCCAAAATGAACGAGATCGTATTGCTCGTGATCTCCATGATCATTTAGGCCAAGCGTTTTCCATCATTTCATTAAAGGCTGAATTAGCGGAGAAATTAATAGCAATTGATTCACGCCAAGCAACCAATGAATTACATGATATTGCTGAGACTTCCCGAAAAAACTTATCATTAGTTCGCGGGATCGTTTCAAATTTACAAGAGCGAACAATTGCCCAAACGATGCTAGAAGAAGAAAAAAATTTAGTTCTTACCAATATTCAGCTTCATTCTGTAGGAGAGGAACTAGCCGAAAAATGGCCGACGAACATTCAACATACAGTATCCGCAGTTATTAAAGAAGCCATCACAAATATGATTCGTCACAGCAAAGCTAGTATTGCGATGATTGATTTTACCGAGAATATAGATACCTATTTTATTACCATTCAAGATAATGGACAAGGATTCACTCAACTAAAATCAACCGGCTATGGAATCAGCGGAATGAAAGAACGGATTCAAACTGAAAAAGGACAGTTGACGATCACTGGAACACAAGGAGTAAAGATTGTCATTTCGTTGCCTAAGGAGAATGAGCATGATTAA
- a CDS encoding ABC transporter permease encodes MKKFLFQVQINYKRIVFRNLRFLLFSIAMPTGFYLIFTQVITQPAASKTWNIAYMISMIVYSSLISSVMTVAHTLLEDHTRKFDLFVALRPGSKSQYYLSMLIVFLSLNILSVLALIMTGILVNQLTINWFHLIGLLFLVPLLSFPLILIGMIISLLGSDNVVNLLSNLIVFPMAILSGLWWPLSIMPPWVQKVGHWLPTYQTAVILRRFINYQRFNFVSFGVLLVWTIILFVLFKVVVFFQSKSEVSTI; translated from the coding sequence ATGAAAAAATTCTTGTTTCAAGTTCAAATCAACTATAAACGCATCGTATTCCGTAACTTGCGCTTCCTCTTATTCAGTATCGCCATGCCAACAGGCTTTTACCTTATATTTACTCAGGTAATAACACAACCAGCAGCTTCGAAAACATGGAATATCGCTTATATGATTAGTATGATTGTGTATAGCTCATTGATTAGTTCTGTTATGACAGTCGCACATACTCTGTTAGAAGATCATACTAGAAAGTTCGATTTATTTGTAGCACTACGTCCAGGTTCAAAATCACAATATTATCTATCGATGTTAATCGTCTTTCTATCGTTAAATATACTTTCGGTTTTGGCACTAATAATGACTGGAATTTTAGTAAATCAGCTAACAATTAATTGGTTTCATTTAATAGGTCTTTTATTCCTCGTTCCATTGTTATCATTCCCACTTATATTGATTGGAATGATCATCTCTCTATTAGGTTCAGATAACGTAGTAAATTTGCTTAGTAATCTCATCGTTTTTCCCATGGCAATTTTAAGCGGACTATGGTGGCCACTTAGCATAATGCCCCCATGGGTACAAAAGGTTGGACACTGGCTACCAACTTATCAAACAGCTGTAATTTTAAGAAGATTTATCAATTATCAACGTTTTAATTTTGTTAGTTTTGGGGTACTCTTAGTTTGGACGATCATTTTATTCGTACTGTTCAAAGTAGTCGTCTTTTTTCAAAGTAAAAGTGAGGTTTCTACCATATGA
- a CDS encoding response regulator transcription factor — translation MIKLYLAEDQQLLNTALTMILNLETDFEVIGSATDGDTALSDIIKLKPNIVLLDIEMPKLTGLEIAKQLRLLKQDVKIMVLTTFAQEHYFQQALQNNVNGYMLKDSPSEELIRSIRSIMAGDTIFSPELVIQSFITQKNPLTPRELEILTLLKTGISTQQIAQTLFLSEGTVRNYISAILSKTASRSRIEAINFAIKQGWI, via the coding sequence ATGATTAAATTGTATTTGGCAGAGGATCAACAATTATTGAACACTGCATTAACGATGATTTTGAATCTTGAAACAGATTTTGAAGTTATTGGTTCTGCAACAGATGGTGATACGGCATTATCTGACATCATCAAATTGAAACCAAATATCGTTTTATTAGACATTGAAATGCCTAAGTTGACTGGCTTGGAAATTGCTAAGCAGCTTCGTTTATTGAAACAGGATGTGAAAATTATGGTTCTGACTACCTTTGCGCAAGAACACTATTTTCAGCAAGCTTTACAGAACAATGTCAACGGTTATATGCTAAAAGATAGTCCCAGTGAAGAACTTATTCGTTCGATCCGCTCAATCATGGCGGGTGATACGATTTTTTCACCTGAATTGGTTATTCAATCATTCATTACTCAAAAAAACCCTTTAACCCCAAGAGAGCTTGAAATTTTAACGTTGTTAAAAACCGGCATCAGCACCCAACAAATTGCCCAAACTCTATTTTTGAGTGAGGGAACTGTACGTAATTACATCTCTGCTATTCTAAGCAAAACAGCATCACGTTCACGAATTGAAGCGATAAATTTTGCAATAAAGCAAGGATGGATTTAA
- a CDS encoding triose-phosphate isomerase yields the protein MRTVRKPFFVVNPKSYLYGEQALELAKTADQLAAAYDIDIIFTCQHVDVRLIKEQTTQLIVSVQHIDGIAPGRGMGHVLPEGVVAAGAEATFLNHAERPLSVSELCDAVKRAKELGLLTIVCANSLEEAKLVASLKPDVMVCEPTELIGTGQASDISYMIQTNEAVRKMDPEIFVLQAAGISTVADVRKALDSGADATGGTSGIVCAKDPVDTLKAMIEEVSKWKKEQSTK from the coding sequence ATGAGAACAGTAAGAAAACCATTTTTTGTGGTTAATCCTAAATCTTATTTGTATGGTGAACAGGCATTGGAACTAGCAAAAACAGCGGATCAATTAGCTGCAGCATACGACATCGATATCATTTTTACTTGTCAACATGTTGATGTTCGGCTAATTAAAGAACAGACAACGCAGTTGATTGTGAGTGTTCAACATATCGATGGGATAGCCCCTGGTAGAGGGATGGGACACGTTTTACCTGAAGGCGTTGTAGCGGCTGGAGCAGAAGCGACCTTCCTTAATCACGCAGAACGTCCTTTATCGGTTAGTGAGCTGTGCGATGCCGTCAAGCGAGCAAAGGAACTTGGTCTATTGACTATTGTTTGTGCAAATTCTTTAGAAGAGGCGAAGCTCGTAGCTTCCTTGAAACCTGATGTGATGGTTTGTGAGCCTACGGAATTAATAGGTACAGGTCAAGCAAGTGACATTTCTTATATGATTCAAACCAATGAAGCTGTACGCAAGATGGATCCTGAAATTTTTGTTCTGCAGGCAGCAGGGATTTCAACGGTAGCAGATGTTCGCAAAGCACTTGATTCGGGGGCTGATGCAACGGGTGGAACCAGCGGGATTGTTTGTGCCAAAGATCCTGTGGACACATTGAAAGCGATGATTGAAGAAGTAAGTAAATGGAAAAAGGAGCAATCGACAAAATGA
- a CDS encoding ABC transporter ATP-binding protein, with protein sequence MNPIIDVQNLSKVYNRTTVLDNISFQIAPGETVALLGENGAGKSTLINLLNQLIQPNSGTTYVMGTQDIRKVRDKVGVMLQQNLSLERVTVKECLNLARSYYHNPLSYEALIRLANLKEKEKCYLDQLSGGQKRRLTFATTMAGNPQLIFLDEPTAGMDSNSRQSFWESIDRLKQNGKTFFITNHYLEELDQIADRILILKDTRLVYDGTLKSLRKKSGHITIQFTTPLPKETFTSISAVKECLKTNQHLQLITDEPNVVMEALIPYLNQLDELAIQQNSLASLFQKVIGGSGK encoded by the coding sequence ATGAATCCAATAATCGATGTACAAAACTTATCGAAGGTGTATAACCGGACAACCGTTTTAGATAATATCTCATTTCAGATTGCACCCGGAGAGACTGTCGCACTATTAGGAGAAAATGGTGCAGGAAAATCCACTCTGATCAATCTACTTAACCAATTGATTCAACCAAATTCAGGAACTACTTATGTGATGGGAACCCAAGATATCAGGAAAGTCCGTGACAAAGTCGGTGTAATGTTGCAACAAAACTTATCACTCGAACGAGTCACCGTCAAAGAATGTTTAAATCTTGCTCGTAGTTACTATCACAACCCATTATCTTATGAAGCCTTGATTCGCTTAGCCAACTTAAAAGAAAAAGAGAAGTGTTACTTAGATCAATTGTCTGGCGGACAAAAACGTCGGTTGACTTTTGCAACAACTATGGCAGGAAACCCTCAACTAATTTTTTTAGATGAGCCGACTGCTGGAATGGATAGTAATAGTCGACAATCATTCTGGGAAAGTATTGACCGTTTGAAGCAAAATGGAAAGACTTTTTTTATCACTAACCATTATCTGGAGGAACTAGATCAGATTGCAGATCGAATCCTTATTTTAAAAGATACTAGGTTAGTATACGATGGTACCTTGAAATCATTGCGGAAAAAAAGTGGTCATATAACCATCCAATTTACCACTCCATTACCAAAAGAAACATTCACATCCATTTCAGCTGTTAAAGAATGTTTAAAAACTAATCAGCATCTTCAATTAATAACTGATGAGCCAAACGTAGTGATGGAAGCTTTAATTCCTTATCTTAATCAATTAGACGAATTAGCCATTCAGCAAAATTCGTTGGCTTCTTTATTTCAAAAAGTAATTGGAGGTAGCGGTAAATGA
- a CDS encoding PTS galactitol transporter subunit IIC produces the protein MLDLLQKFVDLGSIVVLPILIFVFGLILGTKPSKAFISALTVGVGFVGLNLVIDLLTNSLGPAAQAMVERFGLNLTTIDVGWPAAAAISYGTVLGSLAIPVAIVVNVLLIIVGLTKTLNVDIWNIWHAAFVTSLVYAVTNDFAMGMLATVIYTMMILLFGDILGPIINKFYGFPNITFPHGTAAPGFVFALPLNWLFDRIPGLKDWHADPETIQKRFGIFGDSTVMGFLIGLVMGILAGYDVAGIGQLAVKTGAVMVLMPKMVALLMEGLTPISESANSFVQKRFPGRELYIGMDAALSVGHPAVLSSSLILVPITILLAVILPGNTTLPFGDLATIPFLVCLMAAVFGGNIIRTILGGTIYMVTILYITSWVAPFLTKAAQAANFDLQGHSSVTAMAEGGLWTTLLYVGGAKLFGYFALVGIGLIITGLLFYVNRILPKRAAKQTEV, from the coding sequence ATGTTAGATTTATTACAAAAATTTGTTGATCTCGGATCAATCGTTGTATTGCCAATCTTAATTTTTGTTTTTGGTTTGATTTTAGGAACGAAACCGAGTAAGGCTTTTATTTCAGCATTAACGGTTGGTGTTGGATTTGTCGGGTTGAATTTAGTTATCGATTTATTGACCAATAGCTTAGGACCAGCAGCACAAGCGATGGTTGAACGTTTTGGACTAAACTTAACAACCATTGATGTTGGTTGGCCGGCAGCAGCTGCGATTTCTTATGGAACCGTTTTAGGTAGTTTGGCGATTCCAGTAGCTATCGTAGTCAATGTGTTATTAATTATTGTTGGCTTAACAAAAACACTGAATGTTGATATTTGGAATATCTGGCATGCAGCATTTGTTACTTCACTTGTCTACGCAGTAACGAATGACTTTGCAATGGGCATGTTGGCAACGGTTATTTATACAATGATGATTTTATTGTTTGGCGATATTTTAGGACCAATCATCAATAAATTCTATGGATTTCCAAATATTACCTTCCCACACGGAACGGCAGCACCCGGGTTTGTTTTTGCCCTACCTTTAAATTGGTTATTCGATAGGATTCCAGGATTGAAAGATTGGCATGCAGATCCAGAAACGATTCAAAAACGGTTTGGCATCTTTGGTGATTCAACAGTCATGGGCTTTTTAATTGGTTTGGTTATGGGGATTTTAGCTGGATATGATGTTGCGGGAATTGGACAATTAGCGGTGAAAACTGGCGCTGTAATGGTCTTAATGCCTAAAATGGTGGCACTTTTAATGGAAGGCTTAACGCCTATTTCAGAATCAGCAAATTCATTTGTTCAAAAACGTTTCCCAGGAAGAGAATTATATATCGGAATGGATGCCGCATTGTCAGTAGGACACCCAGCTGTATTATCTTCTTCGTTAATCTTAGTCCCAATCACGATTTTATTAGCAGTGATTTTACCAGGTAACACAACCTTGCCTTTCGGTGATTTGGCAACTATTCCATTCTTAGTTTGTTTGATGGCAGCTGTCTTTGGTGGAAACATTATTCGAACAATCTTAGGTGGGACGATCTACATGGTCACCATTTTATACATCACTTCATGGGTGGCACCATTTTTAACAAAAGCAGCACAAGCGGCAAACTTTGATTTACAAGGACATTCATCAGTAACTGCGATGGCAGAAGGTGGACTGTGGACAACACTTCTATACGTGGGTGGTGCAAAACTATTTGGTTACTTTGCCCTAGTCGGAATTGGTCTGATTATTACAGGTTTACTATTCTACGTGAATCGCATTTTACCTAAAAGAGCAGCTAAACAAACTGAAGTTTAA
- a CDS encoding PTS sugar transporter subunit IIB — translation MKKLLIMCGTGVATSTVVTGKVKEWLKSKGLENEVKLYQSKVADEIGKIDDYDIVVSTTVVPDNIKDKVIMGLPLLTGIGIDGLFDEIEAKIKA, via the coding sequence ATGAAAAAATTATTAATTATGTGCGGAACAGGTGTGGCTACTTCAACAGTGGTAACAGGAAAAGTAAAAGAATGGTTGAAATCAAAAGGACTCGAAAATGAAGTGAAACTATATCAATCAAAAGTTGCTGATGAGATTGGCAAAATTGATGACTACGATATTGTGGTCAGTACGACCGTGGTTCCTGACAACATTAAAGATAAAGTAATTATGGGGCTTCCTTTATTAACCGGAATTGGCATTGATGGGTTGTTTGACGAAATTGAAGCGAAGATTAAAGCCTAA
- a CDS encoding YjbQ family protein yields MTTYTEQLVLTSNGQRVTYHNITEQVKEMVAKSGIKNGICLVQSPHTTCSVIFEEFMHDLDFNGDEFLQVDLNRILDRIIPRELTENTNYCYPGPKHLDFLLSLDDPDYAGDAGTILNGDAHIRASFFGASENFIVKEETLMTGAVGSIYFIDFDQNRVRNRKCHILVMGE; encoded by the coding sequence ATGACAACTTATACTGAGCAACTTGTTTTGACTTCAAATGGTCAGCGAGTGACGTATCATAACATTACCGAACAAGTAAAAGAAATGGTGGCAAAAAGTGGGATAAAAAATGGCATTTGTCTTGTTCAGTCGCCACATACTACTTGTTCAGTTATTTTTGAGGAATTCATGCACGATTTGGATTTTAATGGGGATGAATTTTTACAGGTTGATTTAAATCGGATTCTTGATCGAATTATTCCTCGAGAATTAACGGAAAATACCAATTATTGTTATCCTGGTCCGAAGCATCTTGATTTCTTGCTGTCCTTAGATGATCCAGACTATGCTGGTGATGCTGGAACGATTTTAAATGGAGATGCACATATTCGAGCATCATTCTTCGGAGCAAGTGAAAATTTCATTGTCAAAGAGGAAACATTAATGACAGGAGCTGTCGGCTCGATTTATTTCATTGATTTTGATCAAAACCGTGTTAGAAATCGAAAATGCCATATTTTAGTAATGGGTGAATAG
- a CDS encoding class II fructose-bisphosphate aldolase encodes MLVTTKEMFEKAQKENYAIPAANFFDLDSARTFVEVAEKMQKPLILAFAQAHIEECPLEEAALIATYLAKKASVPVALHLDHGQDEEIIKQAIELGFTSVMIDASQDEIETNIRRSKAITEYAHERGVVVEAEIGHVGTGNSYEFKETTDTIYTEVEEAARFAKETGVDSLAVSIGTAHGQYKGTPKISFERLEEIKNEVSIPLVLHGGSSSGDENLHKCAVSGINKINIFTDFITAAMDVINEEKPEDYFTLKRLANQAIADTLSHYYKVFATK; translated from the coding sequence ATGTTAGTTACAACGAAAGAGATGTTTGAAAAAGCGCAAAAAGAAAACTATGCGATTCCGGCAGCAAACTTTTTTGATTTAGATTCTGCAAGAACCTTTGTAGAGGTTGCAGAAAAAATGCAAAAGCCATTAATTTTAGCCTTTGCACAAGCGCATATTGAAGAATGTCCTCTTGAAGAGGCAGCATTAATTGCAACATATTTAGCCAAAAAAGCAAGTGTTCCAGTAGCACTTCATTTGGATCATGGACAAGATGAGGAAATCATCAAGCAAGCAATCGAGCTTGGGTTCACTTCTGTGATGATAGATGCTTCGCAGGATGAGATTGAAACAAATATTCGTCGTTCAAAAGCAATTACGGAATATGCTCATGAAAGAGGTGTTGTGGTAGAGGCTGAGATTGGACACGTGGGAACGGGAAATAGTTATGAATTTAAGGAAACCACGGACACCATTTATACCGAAGTGGAGGAAGCAGCACGTTTTGCGAAAGAAACCGGCGTCGATTCATTGGCAGTTTCGATAGGTACGGCTCATGGGCAATACAAAGGAACACCGAAAATCAGCTTTGAGCGGTTGGAAGAAATTAAAAATGAAGTTTCAATTCCATTAGTGTTGCATGGGGGCTCATCATCTGGTGATGAAAATCTACACAAATGTGCTGTTTCAGGGATCAATAAAATTAATATCTTTACTGATTTTATCACAGCAGCAATGGATGTAATTAACGAAGAAAAACCAGAGGATTATTTTACACTTAAACGATTAGCGAACCAAGCGATTGCGGATACGTTATCGCATTATTACAAAGTATTTGCAACAAAATAG